A single window of Gemmatimonadaceae bacterium DNA harbors:
- a CDS encoding zinc ribbon domain-containing protein: MSNIRHRHSEYLTLPFTVQELYETLIPYRHHRRELGIETNQDYEIAMTRLLSGERDYLLTDPAMRDKLKAEVESRNMDTGAFREFATSKVSLAPEALRRIRALTASGTEAAPTANGSVAAEETPRGSVAESPGSVSPAPGINATFPVSSPGPAPAPVADAARTAPAALSSLMSASVPEGCRFCGGTLPEGRTVIYCPHCGNNLSVSRCPACGSELEKGWKFCATCGRGVG; this comes from the coding sequence GTGAGCAACATCAGACACCGGCACTCGGAGTATCTGACGCTGCCCTTCACGGTGCAGGAGCTCTACGAGACGCTGATTCCCTACCGCCATCACCGGCGCGAGCTCGGAATCGAAACGAATCAGGATTACGAGATCGCGATGACGCGGCTGCTCTCCGGCGAGCGCGACTACCTGCTCACCGACCCCGCCATGCGCGACAAGCTCAAGGCCGAGGTGGAGTCGCGCAACATGGACACCGGCGCGTTTCGCGAATTCGCCACTTCGAAGGTGTCGCTCGCGCCGGAGGCGTTGCGTCGCATTCGCGCCCTGACTGCGTCCGGGACGGAGGCCGCGCCGACCGCGAATGGATCGGTCGCGGCAGAGGAGACCCCACGAGGATCGGTCGCCGAATCACCGGGCTCGGTGTCACCTGCCCCTGGTATCAACGCGACATTCCCCGTCTCATCACCCGGACCAGCGCCGGCGCCGGTCGCAGACGCGGCGAGAACCGCTCCCGCGGCGCTGTCGTCGCTGATGAGCGCTTCCGTTCCCGAGGGGTGCCGCTTCTGCGGCGGCACGCTTCCTGAAGGCCGGACGGTGATCTACTGCCCGCACTGCGGCAATAATCTCTCGGTGTCGCGCTGTCCCGCGTGCGGCAGCGAGCTGGAGAAAGGGTGGAAGTTCTGCGCGACATGCGGTCGCGGCGTCGGCTGA
- a CDS encoding ribonuclease H: MSARHDEAALIAIYADESCLGNGREGSNPGGAGGVVELMDAEAGRLVRWDYWVSEPATTNNRMALRSVIEAFGELSRMERPFHVVFTSDSKYIVEGMRSWVAGWIARGWKRKTGPIENLARWKQAIEATAPFDCQWNWVRGHNGQPQNEYANHLATRAAAEQSNSAGLVPSEFESWMAARREGRNGFRDTAPFPEPGTFKPSPRVWTI; this comes from the coding sequence ATGAGCGCAAGGCATGACGAAGCAGCGCTCATCGCCATCTACGCCGACGAGTCCTGCCTCGGCAATGGCCGCGAGGGGAGCAATCCCGGCGGCGCCGGAGGGGTGGTCGAGCTGATGGACGCCGAAGCCGGCCGGCTGGTGAGATGGGATTACTGGGTTTCCGAGCCAGCGACGACCAACAATCGGATGGCGCTGCGATCGGTGATCGAGGCGTTCGGCGAGCTGTCGCGCATGGAGCGGCCGTTCCACGTCGTCTTCACGAGCGACTCGAAGTACATTGTCGAAGGGATGCGCTCGTGGGTAGCCGGCTGGATCGCGCGCGGGTGGAAGCGAAAGACCGGGCCGATCGAGAACCTCGCGCGCTGGAAGCAGGCCATCGAGGCGACGGCGCCGTTCGACTGCCAGTGGAACTGGGTTCGCGGCCACAACGGACAACCGCAGAACGAGTACGCAAACCATCTCGCCACGCGCGCGGCGGCGGAACAATCCAACTCCGCAGGCCTCGTTCCGTCGGAGTTCGAGAGCTGGATGGCGGCGCGACGGGAAGGAAGAAATGGGTTCAGGGATACCGCGCCGTTTCCCGAGCCCGGGACATTCAAGCCAAGCCCGAGAGTATGGACGATCTAG